The Desulfurispira natronophila genome includes a region encoding these proteins:
- a CDS encoding YigZ family protein yields the protein MPNSLAAAVETTLEIKKSRFLGRVEPVTSAEEGLEVVAQLRRQHPDAAHVCYCLLINGEVRQSDDGEPSGTAALPMLNVLRHKELDMVLATVVRYFGGVKLGAGGLVRAYTQAIADALRDARLCAPVVLGQATLMLDFAHESLLRRLVESAGLELEITYGQRIVAELNGEATALQTILQQLQEASGGSIEVVESDCGSQQP from the coding sequence GTGCCTAATTCATTGGCTGCGGCGGTTGAGACCACTCTGGAAATCAAAAAGTCTCGCTTTCTGGGGCGGGTAGAGCCTGTCACAAGCGCAGAGGAGGGGCTGGAGGTCGTGGCGCAGCTGCGCCGCCAGCATCCGGACGCCGCCCACGTCTGCTACTGTCTGCTCATCAATGGTGAGGTTCGTCAGTCCGATGACGGGGAGCCTTCGGGAACGGCTGCCCTGCCCATGCTGAATGTGCTGCGGCACAAGGAGCTGGACATGGTGCTGGCCACGGTGGTGCGCTACTTTGGAGGCGTCAAACTAGGGGCTGGAGGGCTGGTGCGGGCTTATACCCAGGCCATTGCCGATGCCTTGCGGGATGCCAGGCTGTGTGCGCCGGTGGTGTTGGGGCAGGCCACCCTCATGCTGGATTTTGCCCACGAGTCACTGCTGCGCCGACTGGTGGAAAGCGCCGGTCTGGAGCTGGAGATAACCTATGGTCAGCGCATTGTTGCTGAACTGAATGGAGAGGCGACGGCCTTGCAGACTATCCTGCAACAGTTGCAGGAGGCAAGCGGGGGCTCCATAGAGGTTGTTGAATCTGACTGTGGGAGCCAGCAGCCTTGA
- the mltF gene encoding membrane-bound lytic murein transglycosylase MltF has translation MAISPALSSPSPSFRHLRLSLLMLALLLLSACEQKGLNTHPEAIRHEGVLRVLTLADTGGETYDHPVLLERELAEDFASFLGVEVEFIEFATVDEVVSALVDGQGHMAAAGFTRTTRWEGEFDIGPSFYQVSHQVVCRRGGVRPGSFEDLLDASLLLNSEYSLQVLLQDIYPARESLPQWRAEPGIPAEATLKRVWEQEADCTVAPSHLVSLNRRFFPELTVEFTLPGARDRVWLLPQGSEGLAHSQQQWFDQLKESSHLNSLLTRYYSHVEDFDYVDTRRFLYRIEHLLPQFRQLFEEAGERYDIDWRLLAAQAYQESHWNPAARSPTGVRGIMMLTLRTAGDLGISSRLNAAQSIDGGARYLASLHGRLPESVTEPDRTWQALAAYNVGMGHLYDARGLARELGYNPDLWSDMQEVLPLLAQPEFYRDLRFGRARGQEPVEYVTRIRNYYAVLLRVLEAEEASAVDVIFDE, from the coding sequence ATGGCTATATCCCCGGCTTTATCGTCACCTTCTCCGTCTTTTCGGCATTTGCGCCTCTCGCTCCTCATGCTGGCGCTACTGCTGCTCAGTGCCTGCGAGCAAAAAGGGCTCAATACACACCCGGAGGCCATTCGTCATGAAGGTGTGCTGCGGGTACTTACCCTGGCCGACACCGGGGGAGAAACCTACGACCATCCGGTGCTGTTGGAGCGGGAGCTGGCAGAGGACTTTGCCAGTTTTCTGGGAGTTGAGGTGGAGTTTATTGAGTTTGCCACGGTTGATGAAGTGGTAAGCGCTTTGGTTGATGGTCAGGGCCATATGGCAGCGGCAGGATTTACTCGCACCACTCGCTGGGAGGGAGAGTTTGATATCGGCCCCTCTTTCTATCAGGTGAGCCACCAGGTAGTATGTCGGCGGGGCGGGGTCAGGCCCGGTTCTTTTGAAGACTTGTTGGATGCCTCTTTGCTGTTGAACAGTGAGTACTCCCTGCAGGTACTGCTTCAGGACATTTATCCAGCAAGGGAATCACTGCCTCAGTGGCGCGCTGAGCCCGGCATTCCGGCAGAGGCCACCTTGAAACGTGTGTGGGAGCAGGAAGCTGACTGTACGGTGGCACCATCTCACCTGGTCTCTCTCAACCGCCGCTTTTTCCCGGAGTTAACGGTAGAGTTTACTCTCCCGGGCGCTCGGGACAGAGTCTGGCTTCTTCCTCAGGGCTCAGAAGGTCTGGCTCATTCTCAACAGCAGTGGTTTGATCAACTGAAAGAGTCTTCGCATCTCAACTCATTGCTTACAAGATACTACTCCCATGTGGAAGACTTTGACTATGTGGATACGCGCCGTTTTCTTTACCGTATCGAGCATCTGCTTCCCCAGTTTCGCCAACTTTTTGAAGAAGCAGGGGAGCGCTACGATATTGACTGGCGCCTGCTGGCAGCCCAGGCCTACCAGGAGTCTCACTGGAATCCGGCAGCCCGCAGCCCCACCGGTGTGCGGGGCATCATGATGCTTACTCTGCGTACCGCAGGGGATCTGGGTATCAGCAGTCGACTGAACGCCGCCCAGAGTATCGACGGAGGGGCTCGCTATCTGGCCAGCCTGCATGGGCGCTTGCCTGAGTCAGTGACCGAGCCTGATCGCACGTGGCAGGCACTGGCGGCCTACAATGTAGGCATGGGGCACCTCTACGATGCTCGTGGGTTGGCACGGGAACTGGGCTATAACCCCGACTTGTGGTCCGACATGCAGGAAGTGCTGCCCTTGCTGGCCCAGCCGGAGTTCTACCGCGACCTGCGTTTTGGCCGGGCAAGAGGTCAGGAGCCGGTAGAGTATGTCACCCGTATTCGCAACTACTACGCAGTGCTGTTACGGGTGCTGGAGGCAGAGGAAGCTTCTGCGGTCGATGTTATTTTTGATGAGTAG
- a CDS encoding nucleotide pyrophosphohydrolase, with product MSSPFTQLRDALDHFAIERDWDQFHSPKNLAMALTVEAAELQECFQWLTEAQSNKLDDQQLAAVRDEIADIQLYLIRLAGKLGVDIEPACWDKIKKNAKKYPAGRVKGSAKKYTHYQHGKYSPTNHNG from the coding sequence ATGTCAAGCCCGTTCACGCAGCTCCGCGATGCTTTAGACCATTTTGCGATAGAGCGCGATTGGGATCAGTTCCATTCGCCCAAAAATCTTGCCATGGCGCTAACAGTAGAGGCAGCTGAGCTACAAGAATGCTTCCAGTGGTTGACTGAGGCACAGTCCAATAAACTGGATGATCAACAGTTAGCAGCTGTGCGTGACGAAATTGCCGATATTCAACTCTACCTAATTCGCTTGGCAGGCAAACTCGGCGTTGATATTGAGCCAGCTTGCTGGGATAAGATAAAGAAAAATGCAAAAAAGTATCCCGCTGGGCGAGTAAAGGGGAGCGCAAAAAAATATACCCACTATCAGCACGGAAAATACTCGCCCACTAATCACAACGGCTAA
- a CDS encoding MFS transporter: protein MSFFRRAPLAAVLPRPWLKWAGWSLLVTIFMTGFFFRFAPATLSAGIQLDLRLSATALGLVASMHFWVYTAMQVPAGLLVDRLGLRRAGLLGGAITALGAWIFGTADGLAALMWGTGLMGMGLSAVFVALMKYNTLWFRPERHSVAMGATMLLAALGSMLAESPTALLLHWLDWNQIVLVLAALTTVVTLGLLLACQESPLILPDQPPAPRRPGLLRSSQMVLGQRQLWLLFACVGATNGSLYAFLGLWAVPLMSDALGTTHTHAALYPTLALFIYAIGLLFCGWYSDYLQRRRPIILVIGAISVAVWGMLALAPWQPGVGAFLLFGLLGFSGSHVAVIFSLAKESVGAINVGFAIALVNMGAFLVAAIVQVAFGGMLDLAQGWNLTEREAYQVALLLPLALSLLGFLAALGVRETGKG from the coding sequence TTGAGTTTTTTTCGTCGCGCTCCTTTGGCGGCAGTGTTGCCCCGCCCCTGGCTTAAGTGGGCCGGTTGGTCGCTGCTGGTTACCATCTTTATGACCGGTTTTTTCTTCCGCTTTGCCCCCGCCACCCTTTCGGCCGGTATCCAGCTAGACTTGCGCCTGAGTGCCACGGCCCTGGGGCTGGTGGCTTCCATGCACTTCTGGGTCTATACCGCCATGCAGGTTCCGGCGGGCCTGCTGGTGGATCGCCTGGGGCTGCGCCGCGCGGGCCTGCTGGGCGGTGCCATTACTGCGCTGGGGGCCTGGATCTTTGGCACGGCAGACGGTCTGGCGGCCCTGATGTGGGGAACCGGACTCATGGGTATGGGGCTTTCGGCAGTCTTTGTGGCGCTTATGAAGTACAATACTCTCTGGTTTCGCCCTGAGCGCCATTCGGTGGCTATGGGAGCCACCATGCTGCTGGCGGCCCTGGGAAGCATGCTGGCGGAGAGTCCGACGGCTCTGCTTTTGCACTGGCTTGACTGGAACCAGATTGTGCTGGTGCTGGCAGCTCTGACCACGGTGGTGACTCTGGGACTGCTGCTTGCCTGCCAGGAGTCGCCCCTGATTCTGCCCGACCAGCCACCTGCTCCCCGCCGCCCTGGTCTGCTGCGCTCCAGCCAGATGGTACTGGGTCAGCGCCAGCTGTGGCTACTCTTTGCCTGTGTCGGGGCGACCAATGGCAGCCTCTACGCCTTTCTCGGCCTCTGGGCGGTTCCCCTGATGAGCGATGCCCTGGGAACCACTCACACCCACGCGGCTCTCTACCCCACTCTGGCCCTCTTTATCTACGCTATTGGCTTGCTCTTTTGTGGCTGGTACTCCGACTATCTGCAGCGGCGTCGTCCCATTATCCTGGTGATTGGAGCCATCTCGGTAGCGGTGTGGGGAATGCTGGCGCTGGCTCCCTGGCAGCCGGGGGTCGGCGCTTTTCTTCTCTTTGGACTGCTGGGTTTTTCCGGTTCCCATGTGGCCGTGATTTTTTCTCTGGCCAAGGAGTCGGTCGGCGCCATCAATGTGGGCTTTGCCATTGCCCTGGTCAACATGGGTGCCTTTTTAGTGGCAGCCATAGTTCAGGTGGCCTTTGGGGGGATGCTGGATTTGGCCCAAGGCTGGAACCTTACGGAGCGGGAGGCCTACCAGGTGGCCCTGCTTCTGCCTCTGGCACTCAGTCTGCTGGGCTTTCTGGCGGCCCTGGGAGTACGGGAGACGGGCAAAGGGTAA